A window from Fibrobacterota bacterium encodes these proteins:
- a CDS encoding FdhF/YdeP family oxidoreductase, translating to MKSAKGPVAGGLGALIASGKAMLRERSMVSGTAALLRVNQPGGFDCPGCAWPEGEHSRLDFCENGLKAVAAETTTKRVDPEFFAKHTVKELAAQSDFWLEQQGRLTHPMEYDAASDRYRPIAWEDAFARIGRILRGLGHPDRAAFYTSGRTSNEAAFLYQLFAREFGTNNLPDCSNMCHESSGVALSDSIGTGKGTVTLADFDAADCLFIIGQNPGTNHPRMMSTLQQARRRGAPIVAVNPLREPGLQRFIHPKDAMAMLANTPTDLATHYLTPLVGGDLALLKGLCKAVLAAEDARSGQVLDHAFIRAHTEGFETFAADIRGEGWEAIERESGVPRVEIEEVADLYCRSGRVIACWAMGLTQNKRAVATIQMLVNLLMLRGNLGKEGAGACPVRGHSNVQGDRTMGITEKPSAQFLDSLEKAFGFAPPRGHGADVVEAIMGMAEGKIKAFIAMGGNFAAATPDGDRTEQALRGCELTVHVSTKLNRSHLVTGRHAYILPCLGRSEIDLREGRNQQVTVEDSMSMVHASTGRKRPASPHLLSEVAIVAGLARAALPASKVPWESLAGDYGRIRERIAEVVPGFEEFNAKIKQPGGFYLGNSAGRREWENAGGKARFVAAALDPIVLREGELRLMTLRSHDQYNTTLYGLDDRYRGVFGERRVVFLNAADMRARGLAEGEKVDLVGTDSRGTVRMAPGFKAKPYEIPIGCAAAYFPETNVLVPLDSVAERSNTPTSKFIPVMVRKSGA from the coding sequence ATGAAAAGCGCCAAGGGTCCGGTGGCGGGCGGCCTGGGCGCCCTCATCGCCAGCGGCAAGGCCATGCTCCGGGAACGGTCCATGGTTTCCGGCACGGCCGCCCTGCTCAGGGTCAACCAACCCGGCGGATTCGATTGTCCCGGCTGCGCCTGGCCCGAAGGGGAGCATTCGCGCCTGGACTTCTGCGAGAACGGCCTCAAGGCGGTGGCCGCGGAAACCACTACGAAACGTGTTGATCCGGAATTCTTCGCGAAGCATACGGTGAAGGAATTGGCCGCGCAATCGGACTTCTGGCTGGAGCAGCAAGGCCGGCTGACCCATCCCATGGAATACGATGCCGCTTCCGATCGCTACCGGCCCATCGCCTGGGAAGACGCTTTCGCCCGTATCGGCAGGATCCTACGGGGCTTGGGCCATCCCGATCGGGCGGCCTTCTATACTTCCGGACGGACCAGCAATGAGGCGGCCTTTCTCTACCAGCTTTTCGCGCGGGAATTCGGGACCAACAATCTGCCCGATTGCTCGAACATGTGCCATGAGAGCAGCGGGGTGGCGCTCAGCGATTCCATCGGCACCGGTAAAGGCACGGTGACCCTGGCCGATTTCGACGCCGCGGATTGCCTCTTCATCATCGGCCAGAACCCGGGCACCAACCATCCCCGCATGATGAGCACCTTGCAACAGGCGCGCCGCCGCGGCGCGCCCATCGTGGCGGTGAATCCCTTGCGCGAGCCCGGATTGCAGCGCTTCATCCATCCCAAGGATGCGATGGCGATGCTGGCCAACACTCCCACCGATCTCGCTACCCATTACCTGACGCCCTTGGTAGGCGGCGATTTGGCCCTGCTCAAGGGCCTTTGCAAGGCCGTGCTCGCGGCCGAAGATGCCCGGTCCGGCCAGGTTCTGGATCATGCCTTCATCCGCGCGCATACCGAGGGATTCGAAACGTTCGCCGCGGACATCCGGGGCGAGGGCTGGGAAGCCATCGAACGGGAAAGCGGCGTGCCCCGCGTGGAAATCGAAGAGGTAGCCGATCTCTATTGCCGTTCCGGGCGGGTGATCGCTTGTTGGGCCATGGGCCTGACCCAGAATAAGAGGGCGGTAGCCACCATCCAGATGCTGGTGAATCTGCTGATGCTGCGCGGCAACCTCGGGAAGGAAGGGGCGGGAGCATGTCCCGTGCGCGGCCATAGCAACGTCCAGGGCGATCGCACCATGGGCATCACCGAAAAACCCTCGGCCCAATTCCTGGACAGCCTGGAGAAAGCCTTCGGATTCGCTCCCCCGCGCGGCCACGGCGCCGACGTGGTCGAGGCCATCATGGGAATGGCCGAAGGCAAGATCAAGGCCTTCATCGCCATGGGGGGCAACTTCGCCGCGGCCACGCCGGACGGGGATCGAACCGAACAGGCTCTGCGCGGCTGCGAGTTGACCGTTCATGTCAGCACCAAGCTCAATCGCAGCCATCTCGTTACCGGCCGCCACGCCTATATCCTGCCTTGCCTGGGGAGATCCGAGATCGATCTGCGCGAAGGACGTAACCAGCAGGTTACGGTGGAGGATTCCATGAGCATGGTGCACGCCTCCACCGGCCGCAAGCGGCCCGCCTCGCCTCATCTGCTTTCGGAAGTTGCCATCGTGGCCGGTCTGGCGCGGGCCGCCTTGCCCGCCTCCAAGGTGCCTTGGGAAAGCCTGGCCGGCGATTATGGGCGCATTCGCGAGCGCATCGCGGAAGTGGTGCCGGGCTTCGAAGAATTCAACGCCAAGATCAAGCAACCGGGCGGATTCTACCTGGGGAACAGCGCCGGCCGGCGGGAATGGGAGAACGCCGGGGGCAAGGCCCGCTTCGTCGCGGCGGCCCTGGATCCGATCGTGCTCCGCGAAGGCGAGTTGCGGCTCATGACCTTGCGCTCCCACGATCAATACAACACCACTCTTTACGGCCTGGATGACCGCTATCGCGGCGTGTTCGGGGAACGGCGGGTGGTCTTCCTGAATGCCGCGGACATGCGCGCGCGCGGCCTGGCGGAAGGGGAGAAGGTGGACCTGGTGGGGACCGATTCCCGCGGGACGGTGCGGATGGCGCCCGGTTTCAAGGCCAAGCCTTACGAGATACCGATAGGCTGCGCGGCCGCCTATTTTCCCGAGACGAACGTGCTGGTGCCTTTGGACAGCGTGGCCGAGCGCAGCAATACGCCGACTTCGAAATTCATTCCGGTGATGGTACGGAAGTCCGGCGCATAG
- the fdhD gene encoding formate dehydrogenase accessory sulfurtransferase FdhD, with amino-acid sequence MDIVAASGTGTVQALHAQEGRFRTVDDALAEEAALQILVDGAAFSMTMRTPGQDTDLAIGLLHGEGELVSWDDVETAKEIPAAGEGCSDAIEIMRKPAAREDRKPAERRLISNASCGVCGKVSAEDLEVQALRGDRAEARLDLALIPVLEGRMRSAQELFSRTGGSHAAALFAADGGLLVLREDVGRHNAVDKAIGHLLRERALKQAGLLFISGRVSYEIVSKAAKANIPFLLAVSAPSTLAVKLCREAGITLLAFCRGGKATVYSHPERVFWEDRGHAHAPAMDLTASITRGEA; translated from the coding sequence ATGGATATCGTCGCAGCTTCAGGAACCGGAACCGTGCAGGCTTTGCATGCCCAAGAGGGCCGCTTCCGGACCGTCGATGACGCGTTGGCCGAGGAAGCCGCGTTGCAAATCCTCGTCGATGGCGCGGCTTTTTCCATGACCATGCGGACCCCGGGGCAGGATACGGATTTGGCTATCGGGCTTTTGCATGGGGAAGGCGAATTGGTTTCCTGGGATGATGTCGAGACGGCGAAGGAAATCCCGGCCGCCGGCGAAGGATGTTCCGATGCCATCGAGATTATGCGGAAGCCTGCGGCACGCGAGGATCGGAAACCGGCCGAGCGCCGCTTGATCTCCAACGCATCTTGCGGCGTATGCGGTAAGGTGTCGGCAGAGGATCTCGAAGTCCAGGCCCTGCGCGGCGACCGGGCGGAAGCGCGTTTGGATCTTGCCCTGATACCCGTTCTGGAAGGCCGCATGCGCTCGGCCCAGGAATTATTCAGCCGCACCGGCGGCAGCCATGCGGCCGCCCTCTTCGCGGCCGATGGCGGACTGTTGGTCCTGCGCGAGGACGTGGGCCGGCACAACGCGGTGGACAAGGCGATCGGGCATTTGCTGAGGGAACGCGCGCTTAAGCAAGCCGGTCTGCTTTTCATCAGCGGAAGGGTCTCCTACGAGATCGTGTCAAAGGCCGCCAAGGCGAACATCCCTTTCTTGTTGGCGGTCTCCGCGCCCTCTACCTTGGCGGTGAAGTTATGCCGCGAAGCCGGGATTACCTTGCTGGCCTTCTGCCGCGGCGGGAAGGCGACCGTTTACAGCCATCCCGAGCGGGTCTTTTGGGAAGACCGGGGGCATGCGCATGCCCCGGCTATGGATTTGACGGCATCGATCACCCGGGGAGAAGCATGA
- a CDS encoding beta-lactamase family protein — MLRRRLLRTFLVALPFIAGCASEGLLGPPPSAHPNGIGRIGDGTLADQLELIRGNHRLPALAAVIFGPDTIFESASVGVRALGHDERIGPDDLWHIGSLTKSMTATVAAILIEQGRINWYTTLAEAFPDLPMRPEYRSVTLKDLLTNSSGMVADATRAPSWNSQSGSTQTITEQRLQLAKEYLSMKPDSPVGTYNYSNAGYIIAGTMLEKATGESWEELIQKLLFTPLAMASAGFGPPRGTGPVDQPWGHSIVDDGFAPVPPGPDADNPPAIGPAGTVHGDMADLVKYYQVHLKSGMGRQTGILSDSSFRILHTPVPGTIYACGWGVIDKAWAGGVAYQHEGSNKFWLSDIWLAPEKGFGMLVLSNGAGLRASQAEDDAIAALITRFNGEPPN, encoded by the coding sequence ATGCTACGAAGAAGGTTGCTGCGGACTTTTCTGGTCGCGCTGCCGTTCATAGCCGGTTGCGCATCGGAAGGGCTCCTGGGGCCGCCGCCGTCGGCCCATCCCAATGGGATCGGGCGCATCGGCGATGGCACCTTGGCGGATCAGTTGGAACTGATCCGCGGGAATCATCGCCTACCGGCGCTGGCCGCGGTTATTTTCGGCCCGGACACCATTTTCGAATCCGCTTCCGTCGGAGTTCGGGCGCTGGGGCACGATGAGCGCATCGGCCCCGATGACCTATGGCATATCGGCTCCCTTACCAAATCGATGACGGCCACCGTGGCGGCGATCCTTATCGAGCAAGGGCGAATCAATTGGTATACGACCTTGGCGGAAGCCTTCCCCGATTTGCCCATGAGGCCGGAATACCGATCGGTAACGTTGAAGGATCTGCTCACGAATTCTTCGGGGATGGTCGCCGATGCGACAAGGGCGCCCAGTTGGAATAGCCAATCGGGGTCTACGCAAACCATTACGGAGCAAAGGCTTCAATTGGCGAAAGAGTATTTATCGATGAAACCCGATTCCCCCGTCGGGACGTATAACTATTCCAATGCCGGGTACATCATCGCCGGAACCATGCTGGAAAAAGCCACCGGCGAATCCTGGGAGGAACTGATACAAAAGCTGCTTTTCACGCCGCTTGCCATGGCAAGCGCGGGTTTCGGACCGCCACGCGGGACGGGCCCGGTCGATCAACCCTGGGGGCATTCCATCGTCGATGACGGATTCGCGCCCGTTCCCCCGGGCCCCGACGCGGACAATCCTCCTGCGATCGGACCCGCCGGAACAGTCCACGGGGACATGGCGGATCTCGTGAAGTATTACCAGGTCCACCTGAAATCGGGGATGGGCCGGCAAACAGGAATCCTTTCCGATAGTTCCTTCCGGATTTTACATACGCCCGTGCCGGGTACGATCTATGCCTGCGGATGGGGAGTGATCGATAAGGCCTGGGCCGGGGGCGTCGCTTATCAGCATGAAGGAAGCAATAAATTCTGGCTGTCGGATATCTGGCTGGCGCCCGAGAAGGGATTCGGCATGCTCGTTTTGAGCAACGGCGCCGGCCTTAGGGCCAGCCAAGCGGAAGACGATGCGATTGCCGCTTTGATCACCCGCTTCAATGGCGAACCTCCGAACTGA
- a CDS encoding NAD(P)/FAD-dependent oxidoreductase, with protein MEPDKYDICVIGSGPGGFAAAMRGFDFGKRVVMLEGGNIGGAGIMHGAMTSKTLWELSKDYATAAAVDRGYRAAGLAVDYEQVRDTVINAAKEKQYQILSQVESFTAPRWKGPGSIALKRGWGSFLDQHSVLVTYPDGTTETIRADFFVLATGSKPREFPGIVCDHKRVLTSDDVLSLKKFPKRFLIIGAGVLGCEYATIFSNFHQTKVHLLDRQPRVLPSEDADISEFVNANLAARGVEVHHNAILRKIIHHDDFLEVVVDYDEGRSMVLEVDVALVSVGRTPNLDRLNLDKVGIKINSRGALDTDGDCRVKGNIFAVGDATQHSALYNVAEMEGRYAVKAMYLKNKYPLRYSNMSTIMFFNPEVAAVGLNEMQCQANHIPYQVAYYSNALLNRAIAMRRTDGFVKILVSDDGQDRILGMRAAGPQASNTIMVIAHLMDQDKGVADIMKSIHPHPSITEGIQECLRLLANKSIFKPEVFPQYMKIRKWKPE; from the coding sequence ATGGAACCGGATAAGTACGACATTTGCGTGATCGGATCGGGCCCCGGCGGTTTCGCGGCCGCCATGCGCGGGTTCGATTTCGGCAAGCGCGTGGTGATGTTGGAAGGCGGCAACATCGGCGGCGCCGGCATCATGCACGGGGCCATGACTTCGAAGACCTTATGGGAGCTGTCCAAGGACTACGCCACCGCCGCCGCGGTGGACCGCGGCTACCGCGCCGCCGGCCTGGCGGTCGACTACGAACAGGTGCGCGACACGGTCATCAACGCCGCCAAGGAGAAGCAGTACCAGATCCTTTCCCAGGTGGAAAGCTTTACGGCCCCGCGCTGGAAAGGACCGGGTTCGATCGCCCTGAAGCGGGGATGGGGATCGTTCCTGGATCAACATTCGGTTCTGGTGACCTATCCCGACGGCACGACGGAAACCATCCGGGCGGATTTTTTCGTCCTCGCGACGGGGTCCAAGCCGCGCGAATTCCCCGGCATCGTTTGCGATCATAAACGCGTCCTCACCTCGGACGACGTGCTGAGCCTGAAGAAGTTCCCCAAGCGCTTCCTCATCATCGGCGCGGGCGTGCTCGGCTGCGAATACGCCACCATCTTTTCCAATTTCCACCAGACCAAGGTCCATCTGCTCGATCGCCAGCCGCGCGTTTTGCCCAGCGAAGACGCGGACATCAGCGAATTCGTGAACGCCAACCTTGCCGCCCGCGGGGTGGAAGTGCATCACAACGCCATCCTCCGCAAGATCATCCACCATGACGATTTCCTCGAGGTGGTGGTGGACTACGACGAGGGCCGCTCCATGGTGCTGGAAGTGGACGTGGCCCTGGTATCCGTGGGCCGGACCCCGAACCTGGATCGCCTGAACCTGGACAAGGTGGGCATCAAGATCAATTCCCGCGGCGCCCTGGATACCGACGGCGATTGCCGCGTGAAAGGGAACATCTTCGCCGTGGGCGATGCGACCCAGCATTCGGCCCTGTATAACGTGGCCGAGATGGAAGGCCGCTATGCGGTAAAGGCGATGTACCTCAAGAACAAGTACCCGCTCCGCTATAGCAACATGTCCACCATCATGTTCTTCAATCCCGAAGTGGCGGCCGTGGGCCTTAACGAGATGCAATGCCAGGCGAACCACATCCCATACCAGGTCGCCTATTATTCCAACGCCTTGCTGAACCGCGCCATCGCCATGCGTCGCACGGATGGGTTCGTGAAAATCCTCGTGAGCGATGACGGGCAGGATCGCATCCTGGGGATGCGCGCCGCCGGGCCGCAGGCATCCAACACCATCATGGTGATCGCGCATCTGATGGATCAGGATAAGGGCGTGGCGGATATCATGAAATCGATCCATCCGCATCCTTCCATCACGGAGGGGATACAGGAGTGTTTGCGCCTGCTCGCGAACAAGTCGATTTTCAAGCCGGAGGTTTTTCCGCAGTATATGAAGATCCGTAAGTGGAAGCCGGAGTAG
- the queC gene encoding 7-cyano-7-deazaguanine synthase QueC, which yields MNRALSSEACLVVFSGGQDSTTCLHWALRTFARVEAVFFDYGQRHASELEAARAIAGRLAVPLRVFRLDFFRELGGNALVDPDLAIAPVPDSGLPNTFVPGRNLIFLTYAASYAFTLGIRHLVTGVCQTDYSGYPDCRDATLKSLERALGLGLGHAEGEFHIHTPLMFKTKAESVLWARELGALDSLAFSHTCYEGHYPPCGKCPACLLRAKGFAEAGIEDPLMARARAG from the coding sequence ATGAATCGGGCATTGTCTTCCGAAGCCTGTTTGGTCGTGTTCTCGGGGGGCCAGGATTCCACCACCTGCCTGCATTGGGCCTTGCGGACTTTCGCGCGGGTGGAGGCGGTCTTCTTCGATTATGGGCAACGGCACGCTTCCGAGTTGGAAGCCGCGCGCGCCATCGCGGGACGTCTGGCGGTCCCGTTAAGGGTTTTCCGCCTGGACTTCTTCCGCGAGTTGGGCGGCAACGCGCTCGTGGATCCGGACCTGGCCATCGCGCCCGTACCGGACAGCGGCCTACCGAACACCTTCGTGCCGGGACGCAACCTCATCTTCCTCACCTACGCGGCCAGCTACGCCTTCACTCTAGGAATCCGGCATCTTGTCACGGGCGTATGCCAAACCGATTACAGCGGCTATCCCGATTGCCGGGACGCCACCCTGAAGAGCCTGGAACGCGCCTTGGGTCTCGGCTTGGGCCATGCGGAAGGGGAGTTCCATATCCATACGCCCCTCATGTTCAAAACCAAGGCCGAATCGGTGCTCTGGGCCCGCGAACTGGGGGCGCTGGATTCCCTGGCCTTCAGCCACACTTGCTATGAAGGGCATTACCCGCCTTGCGGCAAATGCCCGGCCTGCCTGCTGCGGGCGAAAGGCTTCGCGGAAGCGGGCATCGAAGATCCGTTGATGGCCCGGGCCCGCGCCGGCTGA
- a CDS encoding radical SAM protein, producing the protein MPSQPFLRITEIFHSLQGEGFHAGKPAVFVRGTGCNLACDFCDTDFSPREKLTPAQILERVAGFGACRFVVLTGGEPTLQPGFRVLVELLHAAGYYVSMETNGTSAETLGVDWVTVSPKLSQKGKWVLKRGQELKLVYEGQDLSFFEDSEFEHYFLQPKEIRTAPWGGGERDSARSRAERDRTIQAVMARPRWRLSFQLHKELGLR; encoded by the coding sequence ATGCCAAGCCAACCCTTCCTGCGTATCACCGAAATCTTCCATTCCCTCCAGGGGGAAGGATTCCACGCGGGCAAACCCGCCGTCTTCGTGCGCGGGACGGGTTGCAACCTGGCCTGCGATTTCTGCGATACCGACTTCTCGCCCCGCGAGAAGCTGACCCCCGCGCAAATCCTGGAACGCGTGGCAGGCTTCGGGGCTTGCCGGTTCGTGGTCCTGACGGGCGGCGAGCCGACCCTCCAGCCGGGCTTCCGCGTCCTGGTCGAGCTTCTGCATGCGGCCGGGTATTACGTCTCCATGGAAACCAACGGAACTTCCGCCGAAACCCTGGGGGTGGATTGGGTGACGGTAAGCCCCAAATTGTCGCAGAAGGGGAAATGGGTCTTGAAGCGCGGGCAGGAATTGAAGCTGGTCTACGAAGGGCAGGATCTTTCCTTCTTCGAGGACTCGGAGTTCGAGCATTATTTCCTGCAGCCGAAGGAAATCCGGACCGCGCCGTGGGGCGGCGGGGAGCGCGATTCGGCGCGCAGTAGGGCCGAGCGCGATAGGACCATCCAGGCCGTTATGGCCCGGCCGCGTTGGCGATTGTCTTTCCAATTGCATAAGGAACTGGGGCTGCGATGA
- a CDS encoding histidinol-phosphate transaminase, with product MPKSKRKSPSPRKTARKATRKAAAPSDPAPRPGWTDASILRIARKSIQALKPYVPGKSIEEVQARYQPKMITKLGSNENPLGASPKVIEALGAALPKVSLYPDGSSGALRRALAECFGVEPGQIMVGNGSDEVLLLIAAAFLNPGEKVLVSENTFSEYEFAGRVMDGKIVKIPLRKHRYDLAAFKKKLATKPKLVFLCNPNNPTGTYFSHAELEALLRAAPPRTLVVVDEAYCEYADAPDFPRSLELLAAYPNLIISRTFSKIFGMAGLRLGYAFAHPLIIRETGRVKTPFNVNLLVQAAALAALSDGDFKRRSIANNLEGRAFLEKELAARGLDPLPTQANFICFRVPRPAVDVCEDMLKQGLIARALKSFGLEDRIRITIGTPDQNERFLQALDAALAPHP from the coding sequence ATGCCGAAATCCAAACGGAAATCCCCATCGCCGCGTAAGACCGCGCGCAAGGCCACCCGTAAGGCCGCCGCGCCTTCCGATCCGGCCCCGCGGCCAGGCTGGACTGATGCCTCCATCCTCCGCATCGCGCGCAAGTCCATCCAGGCCCTGAAGCCTTACGTGCCGGGCAAGTCCATAGAAGAGGTGCAGGCCCGATATCAGCCTAAGATGATCACCAAGTTGGGCTCGAATGAGAATCCCCTCGGAGCCAGCCCCAAGGTGATCGAAGCCCTGGGCGCGGCCCTTCCCAAGGTCAGCCTATATCCGGACGGATCCAGCGGCGCCCTGCGCCGGGCCCTCGCCGAATGCTTCGGCGTCGAGCCCGGGCAAATCATGGTCGGCAACGGCTCGGACGAGGTCCTGCTGCTGATCGCTGCCGCCTTCCTGAACCCGGGGGAAAAGGTCCTCGTTTCCGAGAACACCTTTTCCGAATACGAATTCGCCGGCCGGGTGATGGACGGGAAGATCGTGAAGATCCCCTTGCGCAAGCATCGCTATGATCTGGCCGCGTTCAAAAAGAAGTTGGCCACCAAGCCGAAGCTCGTCTTCCTTTGCAATCCCAACAATCCCACCGGCACCTATTTCAGCCATGCCGAGCTCGAAGCGCTCTTGCGCGCGGCCCCGCCCCGCACCTTGGTGGTGGTGGACGAAGCTTACTGCGAATACGCGGACGCGCCGGATTTCCCGCGCTCCTTGGAATTGCTCGCGGCTTATCCCAACCTCATCATCAGCCGCACCTTCAGCAAGATTTTCGGAATGGCGGGCTTGCGCCTGGGCTATGCCTTCGCCCATCCCTTGATCATCCGCGAGACGGGGCGCGTCAAGACCCCTTTCAACGTGAACCTGCTGGTGCAGGCCGCGGCCCTGGCCGCCCTCTCGGACGGGGATTTCAAGCGGCGGTCCATCGCCAACAACCTCGAAGGCCGCGCCTTCCTGGAGAAGGAATTGGCGGCGCGGGGACTGGATCCCTTGCCCACCCAGGCCAACTTCATTTGCTTCCGCGTGCCCCGCCCCGCCGTGGACGTTTGCGAGGACATGCTGAAGCAAGGCCTGATCGCGCGCGCCTTGAAGAGCTTCGGGCTGGAGGATCGGATCCGCATCACCATCGGGACGCCGGATCAGAACGAACGCTTCTTGCAAGCCTTGGATGCGGCCCTAGCGCCGCATCCATAA
- a CDS encoding SpoIIE family protein phosphatase: MSGNAGNENVEELRLRIAGLDARNRALEQQLRPFLVLADNVPDLIYFKDKEGRFTWVNRSMAALRDVTDPSVFIGKTGFETNPDRVREEAGLADDQYVLTTGKSILDKLETERYPDGSPMQVLTNKIPMRDADGKVVGICSITRDVTGLKRAEEALAQESNLLYAMLQNIPDAVYFKDRQSRFIRVSRGIHLEGLKNLDDAIGKTDFDFFSKEHAQQAYDDEQEILRSGVPIIDKVERETFSTGRPDAWVSTTKVPLYDKDGNITGLVGISRDVTERLAAQEAIRKAKEELEVRVQERTAALVQEIKEHLRTERALRDNEQMLQEANQRLETRVNQLNFLNSAAHRLAHFNHRRELIPAILDTFARSFPGIEAALCERGRDGYECVLATPRLSDASARRSCEKALAAQAEGLLTVTLFAADRRADALLGSIQWSGMDAYPVYVALPLLVEEKSIAVVQLFAPPAFAAWFEQEKILLNTLAAQAAVSLSNANNFQEVEKKARLQGELEVAQDIQRRFTPQEKPSIPRINLKGVYYPAYEVGGDYLDYFQTDSGNWVVVIADVSGKGIPAALVMTMLRSTFRAEARYETSAKKLMCAVNELMIEDLDDKSFVTALCLIIDKDGKSMSYARAGHPPLLIQHANNGNAPKPINPKGLALGMVSGKEFSDRMEEVILDLLHGDRYLIFTDGLLEAMDSERKFYGIKRLLELMSRGKGHEPEKVIKTILDDVAVFIRSEPYHDDLTMLAMEVTG, encoded by the coding sequence ATGTCCGGCAACGCCGGGAACGAAAACGTAGAGGAGCTCCGGCTGCGCATAGCCGGCCTCGACGCGAGGAATCGCGCCTTGGAGCAGCAACTACGTCCGTTCCTGGTGCTGGCGGACAACGTCCCGGATCTGATTTATTTCAAGGACAAGGAAGGCCGCTTCACCTGGGTGAACCGCAGCATGGCGGCCTTGCGCGACGTAACCGATCCGTCCGTCTTCATCGGCAAGACGGGTTTCGAAACCAATCCCGATCGGGTGAGGGAAGAAGCCGGCCTGGCCGACGACCAGTACGTGCTCACCACGGGTAAGTCCATCCTGGACAAGCTGGAAACCGAACGGTATCCCGACGGCTCCCCCATGCAGGTGCTCACGAACAAGATCCCGATGCGCGACGCCGACGGAAAGGTCGTCGGCATTTGCAGCATCACACGCGACGTGACCGGCCTGAAGCGCGCGGAGGAAGCGCTGGCGCAGGAAAGCAATCTTCTCTACGCCATGCTCCAGAATATCCCGGACGCCGTGTATTTCAAGGATCGGCAGAGCCGTTTCATCCGCGTCAGCCGGGGCATCCACCTGGAAGGCCTGAAGAACCTAGATGATGCCATCGGCAAGACCGACTTCGACTTCTTCTCCAAGGAGCATGCCCAGCAGGCCTACGACGACGAGCAGGAGATCCTCCGCTCGGGCGTCCCGATTATCGATAAGGTGGAACGTGAGACTTTCTCTACGGGCCGCCCGGATGCCTGGGTTTCGACCACCAAGGTGCCCCTCTACGACAAGGACGGGAACATCACCGGGCTGGTGGGGATTTCCCGCGACGTCACCGAGCGGCTGGCCGCGCAGGAGGCCATTCGCAAGGCCAAGGAGGAGCTCGAAGTGCGCGTGCAGGAACGCACCGCCGCTTTGGTACAGGAGATCAAGGAACACTTGCGCACCGAGCGCGCCTTGCGCGATAACGAGCAGATGCTGCAAGAGGCGAACCAGCGCCTGGAAACGCGGGTCAACCAACTTAACTTCCTGAACTCGGCCGCCCACCGCTTGGCGCATTTCAACCATCGCCGCGAGCTCATCCCGGCCATCCTGGACACCTTCGCGCGCAGCTTCCCGGGCATCGAGGCCGCCCTCTGCGAACGCGGCCGGGACGGATATGAATGCGTCTTGGCCACGCCCCGGCTTTCGGACGCGTCCGCCCGAAGGTCTTGCGAGAAGGCCCTGGCGGCCCAGGCCGAGGGTCTTCTGACGGTAACCCTCTTCGCCGCCGATCGCCGCGCCGACGCCTTATTGGGTTCCATCCAATGGTCGGGCATGGATGCCTATCCCGTCTACGTCGCCTTGCCCCTGTTGGTCGAGGAGAAGTCCATCGCGGTGGTCCAGCTCTTCGCGCCGCCCGCCTTCGCGGCCTGGTTCGAACAGGAGAAGATCCTGCTCAACACCCTGGCGGCCCAGGCCGCCGTCTCCTTATCGAACGCCAACAATTTCCAGGAAGTGGAGAAGAAGGCGCGCCTGCAGGGCGAGCTCGAGGTGGCGCAGGATATCCAGCGCCGTTTCACGCCCCAGGAGAAGCCCTCCATCCCGCGTATCAACCTGAAGGGCGTCTATTATCCGGCCTACGAGGTGGGCGGCGACTATCTCGATTACTTCCAAACCGATTCGGGCAATTGGGTGGTTGTCATCGCCGACGTGAGCGGCAAGGGTATCCCGGCGGCTTTGGTGATGACCATGCTGCGGAGCACCTTCCGCGCCGAGGCGCGCTACGAAACCTCGGCCAAGAAGCTGATGTGCGCCGTCAACGAGTTGATGATCGAGGATTTGGACGACAAGAGCTTCGTGACCGCGCTCTGCCTCATCATCGACAAGGACGGAAAATCCATGTCCTACGCGCGCGCGGGGCATCCGCCCCTGCTCATCCAGCACGCCAACAACGGCAACGCGCCCAAGCCGATCAACCCCAAGGGCCTCGCGCTCGGCATGGTCTCCGGCAAGGAATTCTCCGATCGGATGGAGGAGGTCATCCTGGACTTGCTGCATGGCGATCGCTACCTGATCTTCACCGATGGCCTGCTCGAAGCCATGGACTCGGAACGGAAATTCTACGGGATCAAGCGACTGTTGGAGTTGATGTCGCGGGGGAAGGGCCATGAGCCGGAAAAGGTCATCAAGACCATCCTCGACGACGTGGCGGTATTCATCCGCAGCGAGCCGTACCACGACGATCTGACCATGCTGGCGATGGAAGTGACGGGCTAG